The following proteins come from a genomic window of Enterobacter chengduensis:
- the gdhA gene encoding NADP-specific glutamate dehydrogenase, translating to MDQTRSLESFLAHVQQRDPHQSEFAQAVREVMTTLWPFLEQNPRYRQMSLLERLVEPERVIQFRVAWVDDRNQVQVNRAWRVQFNSAIGPFKGGMRFHPSVNLSILKFLGFEQTFKNALTTLPMGGGKGGSDFDPKGKSEGEVMRFCQALMTELWRHLGPDTDVPAGDIGVGGREVGFMAGMMKKLSNNSACVFTGKGLSFGGSLIRPEATGYGLVYFTEAMLKRHGLGFEGMRVAVSGSGNVAQYAIEKAMQFGARVVTASDSSGTVVDEAGFTAEKLARLCDIKASRDGRVADYAREFGLTYLEGKQPWGVPVDIALPCATQNELDVEAARTLISNGVKAVAEGANMPTTIDATDLFLEAGVLFAPGKAANAGGVATSGLEMAQNAARLGWKAEKVDARLHHIMLDIHHACVEYGGEASQTNYVRGANIAGFVKVADAMIGQGVI from the coding sequence ATGGATCAGACACGCTCTCTGGAAAGTTTCCTTGCCCACGTTCAGCAGCGCGACCCGCACCAAAGCGAGTTCGCGCAGGCCGTGCGTGAAGTGATGACCACCCTGTGGCCCTTCCTTGAACAAAACCCGCGTTATCGCCAGATGTCGCTGCTTGAACGCCTTGTCGAGCCCGAGCGGGTGATCCAGTTCCGCGTGGCCTGGGTGGACGATCGCAACCAGGTGCAGGTCAACCGCGCGTGGCGCGTGCAGTTTAACTCGGCCATTGGTCCGTTTAAGGGGGGCATGCGTTTTCATCCCTCCGTCAACCTGTCGATCCTGAAATTCCTCGGCTTCGAGCAGACCTTTAAAAACGCCCTCACCACGCTGCCGATGGGCGGCGGGAAAGGCGGCAGCGATTTCGACCCAAAGGGCAAAAGCGAAGGTGAAGTCATGCGTTTCTGCCAGGCGCTGATGACCGAACTCTGGCGCCATCTCGGCCCGGATACCGACGTGCCTGCCGGTGATATCGGCGTGGGCGGACGCGAAGTGGGCTTTATGGCCGGGATGATGAAAAAGCTCTCGAACAACAGCGCCTGCGTCTTTACCGGCAAGGGGCTGTCGTTTGGCGGGAGCCTGATCCGCCCGGAAGCCACGGGCTATGGGCTGGTCTACTTCACCGAGGCCATGCTCAAGCGTCACGGTTTAGGCTTTGAAGGGATGCGCGTCGCGGTGTCCGGCTCCGGTAACGTGGCGCAGTACGCCATTGAGAAAGCGATGCAGTTTGGCGCTCGCGTGGTGACCGCCTCTGACTCCAGCGGCACGGTGGTGGATGAAGCGGGCTTCACGGCGGAAAAACTGGCGCGCCTGTGTGACATCAAAGCCAGCCGCGACGGCCGGGTGGCGGATTATGCCCGCGAGTTTGGCCTGACCTACCTGGAAGGGAAACAGCCGTGGGGCGTGCCGGTGGATATCGCCCTGCCGTGCGCCACGCAGAACGAGCTGGACGTGGAGGCCGCGCGTACGTTGATTAGCAACGGCGTAAAAGCGGTGGCCGAAGGGGCGAATATGCCGACCACCATCGACGCGACGGATCTGTTCCTGGAAGCGGGCGTGCTGTTTGCACCGGGCAAGGCCGCTAACGCAGGCGGCGTGGCGACCTCCGGGCTCGAGATGGCGCAAAACGCCGCGCGTCTCGGCTGGAAGGCGGAAAAGGTGGATGCGCGCCTGCACCACATCATGCTCGATATTCATCACGCCTGCGTGGAGTACGGCGGTGAAGCGTCGCAAACCAACTACGTGCGCGGGGCGAATATCGCCGGGTTCGTGAAGGTGGCGGACGCGATGATTGGGCAGGGCGTGATTTAA
- a CDS encoding YnjH family protein, protein MNRYVMGALALMLTAGAQADRLRPDVEVNVPPEVFSASGQNQTVQPCNQCCIYQNQNYSEGAVVKAEGVLLQCQRDERTVSTNPLVWRRVKQ, encoded by the coding sequence ATGAACCGTTACGTAATGGGCGCGTTAGCCTTAATGCTGACCGCAGGCGCGCAGGCTGACCGCCTTCGCCCGGATGTGGAAGTGAATGTACCGCCGGAAGTGTTTAGCGCCAGCGGCCAGAATCAAACGGTGCAGCCCTGCAATCAGTGCTGCATCTATCAGAATCAGAACTACTCTGAAGGGGCGGTGGTGAAAGCGGAGGGCGTGCTGCTGCAGTGCCAGCGCGACGAGCGCACTGTCAGCACGAACCCGCTCGTCTGGCGTCGCGTAAAGCAATAA
- a CDS encoding pyrimidine (deoxy)nucleoside triphosphate diphosphatase: MLKTLDVVAAIIEKDDNILLAQRPAHADQPGMWEFAGGKVEAGETQPEALVRELREELGIDALPGQYVASHQREVSQRVINLHAWHVPAFRGELTAHYHSALAWCTPEEAFSYALAPADIPLLEAFIALRDARRAGSC; the protein is encoded by the coding sequence ATGCTGAAAACACTCGATGTCGTTGCCGCCATCATCGAAAAAGACGACAACATTTTACTGGCGCAGCGCCCTGCCCACGCTGACCAGCCCGGAATGTGGGAATTTGCCGGCGGCAAAGTCGAGGCGGGTGAAACCCAGCCCGAGGCGCTTGTCCGCGAACTGCGTGAAGAGCTGGGCATTGACGCCCTGCCGGGACAATACGTGGCAAGCCACCAGCGGGAAGTCTCGCAGCGCGTAATCAACCTGCACGCCTGGCACGTTCCTGCTTTTCGCGGCGAGCTCACGGCGCACTACCACAGCGCGCTCGCGTGGTGTACGCCGGAAGAGGCGTTTAGCTACGCCTTAGCCCCCGCGGATATTCCGCTGCTGGAAGCGTTTATTGCTTTACGCGACGCCAGACGAGCGGGTTCGTGCTGA
- a CDS encoding carboxymuconolactone decarboxylase family protein, which produces MKETNAWVDPLESLPASLKPIAAMQKKHFGAVLNPTRWWGRMPRLFWLVALFVGFLERRRARLTPALRSLLMTRVSQLCHCAFCIDANSLRLAERCGALDKVQAVADWRNSALFTEQERAALAYAEAVTSTPPHVDEAIKTALKRHFTDDAITEMTALIAFQNLSARFNAALDMPAQGLCATFKGKPDA; this is translated from the coding sequence GTGAAAGAGACGAACGCTTGGGTTGACCCCCTCGAATCCCTTCCCGCCAGCCTTAAGCCAATTGCCGCCATGCAGAAAAAGCATTTTGGCGCGGTGCTGAATCCCACCCGCTGGTGGGGGCGCATGCCGCGTCTGTTCTGGCTGGTGGCGCTGTTCGTCGGCTTTCTCGAACGTCGCCGTGCGCGCCTGACGCCCGCGCTTCGTTCGCTGCTCATGACGCGGGTGTCCCAGCTCTGCCACTGCGCCTTCTGTATTGATGCCAACAGCCTGCGGCTGGCCGAGCGCTGCGGCGCGCTGGATAAGGTGCAGGCCGTGGCCGACTGGCGAAATTCCGCCTTGTTTACGGAGCAGGAGCGCGCGGCGCTGGCCTACGCCGAGGCGGTGACCTCCACGCCGCCCCATGTGGACGAGGCCATCAAAACGGCGCTGAAGCGCCACTTTACGGATGACGCCATCACCGAGATGACGGCGCTCATTGCCTTTCAGAATCTCTCCGCCCGCTTTAACGCCGCGCTGGATATGCCGGCGCAGGGGCTGTGCGCCACGTTTAAAGGGAAGCCTGATGCTTGA
- a CDS encoding CDP-alcohol phosphatidyltransferase family protein → MLDRHLHPRVKPVLHRLVSVLDKPGITPDGLTLTGFAVGVLALPFLALGWYPAALVAIVLNRLLDGLDGALARRRGLTDAGGFLDIAFDFLFYALVPFGFALAAPAENALAAAWLLFAFIGTGSSFLAFAALAAKHDIDNPGYAHKSFYYIGGLTEGTETIALFVLCCLFPAHFTLFAWVFGALCWLTTTTRVWSGYVTLRSLNS, encoded by the coding sequence ATGCTTGACCGTCACCTCCACCCGCGGGTTAAGCCCGTTCTGCATCGTCTGGTTTCCGTGCTGGATAAGCCGGGCATCACCCCCGACGGCTTAACCCTGACCGGGTTTGCCGTTGGCGTGCTGGCGCTGCCGTTTCTGGCCCTCGGCTGGTATCCGGCGGCGCTGGTCGCCATCGTTCTGAACCGCCTGCTGGACGGTCTGGACGGCGCGCTGGCGCGCCGCAGAGGATTAACAGATGCGGGAGGGTTTCTCGATATTGCGTTCGATTTTCTGTTCTACGCCCTCGTGCCGTTTGGCTTTGCGCTCGCCGCGCCCGCAGAAAACGCGCTGGCGGCCGCCTGGCTGCTGTTTGCGTTTATTGGGACCGGCAGCAGCTTTCTGGCCTTTGCGGCGCTGGCGGCGAAGCACGACATCGACAACCCCGGCTATGCGCACAAGTCGTTTTACTATATCGGCGGGTTAACGGAGGGAACGGAGACTATCGCGCTGTTCGTGCTGTGCTGCCTCTTCCCGGCGCACTTTACGCTGTTCGCGTGGGTATTCGGCGCGCTGTGCTGGCTGACCACCACAACGCGCGTCTGGAGCGGCTACGTGACGCTGAGGTCACTCAATTCTTAG
- a CDS encoding sulfurtransferase, giving the protein MKRVSQLTALALLCGLASFSSLAADMPNAMTLSQLQAQHGTPVDTRASAFYNGWPQTLSGPSGHEPAALNLAASWLSAMSDEQIARWAKQHQLTPAAAIALYGDETDNLAVKARLKKAGFRHVSLLSGALQTPDRLQRLPHFEQLVYPQWIQRLQQGKTVTAAPAGDWKVIEAAWGAPKLYLLSHIPGAGYIDTNEVESEPLWNKVSDDRLKTMLAKHGIRHDTTVILYGRDVYAAARVAQIMLYAGVKDVRILDGGWKAWSDAGLPVERGTPANVTPAPEFGAPIPGQPQLMVDMDQARGMLHRQDASLVSIRSWPEFIGETSGYSYIKPKGEIAGARWGHAGSDATHMEDFHNPDGTMRSADDIAAMWKTWHILPEQQVAFYCGTGWRASETFMYARAMGWKNVAVYDGGWYEWSSHPQNPVTTGERGPDSAKN; this is encoded by the coding sequence ATGAAACGTGTTTCTCAACTGACCGCGCTGGCCCTGCTCTGCGGCCTCGCCTCTTTTTCCTCTCTAGCGGCTGATATGCCCAACGCGATGACGCTGTCCCAGCTTCAGGCGCAGCACGGCACGCCCGTCGACACCCGCGCCAGCGCCTTCTACAACGGCTGGCCGCAGACCCTGAGCGGCCCCTCCGGGCATGAACCCGCCGCCCTTAACCTTGCGGCCAGCTGGCTTAGCGCAATGAGCGACGAGCAGATTGCGCGCTGGGCAAAACAGCATCAGCTGACGCCCGCAGCGGCCATCGCGCTCTACGGCGACGAGACCGATAACCTGGCGGTGAAAGCCCGCCTGAAGAAAGCCGGTTTCCGCCACGTTTCGCTGCTCAGCGGCGCGCTGCAGACGCCCGACCGCCTTCAGCGCCTGCCCCATTTTGAACAGCTGGTTTACCCGCAGTGGATCCAGCGCCTCCAGCAGGGTAAAACCGTGACCGCCGCGCCTGCGGGTGACTGGAAAGTGATTGAAGCCGCCTGGGGCGCGCCGAAGCTTTACCTGCTGAGCCACATTCCCGGCGCGGGCTATATCGATACCAACGAGGTGGAAAGCGAGCCGCTGTGGAATAAAGTCTCCGACGACAGGCTGAAAACAATGCTGGCGAAGCACGGGATCCGCCACGATACCACCGTCATCTTGTATGGCCGCGACGTCTACGCCGCCGCGCGCGTGGCGCAGATTATGCTGTATGCGGGCGTGAAGGACGTGCGTATTCTCGACGGCGGCTGGAAGGCGTGGTCAGATGCCGGTCTGCCGGTTGAGCGCGGCACGCCCGCGAACGTGACGCCTGCGCCCGAGTTCGGCGCGCCGATCCCCGGCCAGCCGCAGCTGATGGTCGATATGGACCAGGCGCGCGGCATGCTGCACCGCCAGGATGCCTCCCTGGTCAGCATTCGTTCGTGGCCGGAGTTCATCGGCGAAACCAGCGGCTACAGCTACATCAAGCCAAAAGGTGAGATTGCCGGTGCCCGCTGGGGTCACGCGGGCAGCGATGCCACCCACATGGAGGATTTCCATAACCCGGATGGCACCATGCGCAGCGCTGACGACATCGCCGCCATGTGGAAAACGTGGCATATCCTGCCGGAACAGCAGGTCGCGTTTTACTGCGGCACCGGCTGGCGGGCGTCCGAAACCTTTATGTACGCCCGGGCGATGGGCTGGAAAAACGTCGCCGTCTATGACGGCGGCTGGTACGAATGGAGCAGCCACCCGCAAAACCCGGTGACCACCGGTGAACGCGGGCCAGATAGCGCTAAGAATTGA
- a CDS encoding ATP-binding cassette domain-containing protein, whose protein sequence is MLKVNNLTIEPLFRGVSFCVPRGEIVTLMGPSGSGKSTLFAWMVGALSDDFQARGELWLDARRCDGLPVASRGLGILFQDALLFDAFSVGQNLLLALPERIAGRARREAVEQALDSAGLSGHYASDPATLSGGERARVSLLRALLAEPQALLLDEPFSRLDKALRTTFRAWVFDTLRARNIPVVLVTHDEDDIPPGGELIEISRWQ, encoded by the coding sequence ATGCTGAAGGTCAACAATCTCACCATCGAACCGCTTTTCCGCGGGGTCAGTTTTTGCGTTCCCCGCGGGGAGATCGTTACCCTGATGGGGCCATCCGGCAGCGGCAAATCGACCCTTTTTGCCTGGATGGTCGGCGCGCTGTCAGACGACTTTCAGGCGCGGGGCGAACTGTGGCTCGACGCGCGGCGCTGCGACGGTCTTCCCGTTGCATCCCGCGGGCTGGGCATTCTCTTTCAGGACGCGCTGCTGTTTGACGCTTTTAGCGTCGGGCAGAATTTGCTGCTGGCCTTGCCCGAGCGCATCGCCGGACGCGCGCGGCGCGAAGCGGTCGAGCAGGCGCTGGATTCCGCCGGGCTGAGCGGACATTACGCCAGCGATCCGGCCACCCTTTCCGGCGGAGAGCGCGCCCGGGTCAGCCTGCTGCGCGCCCTGCTCGCCGAGCCGCAGGCGCTGCTGCTGGATGAACCGTTCAGCCGCCTCGATAAAGCGTTGCGCACGACGTTTCGCGCCTGGGTATTTGACACCCTGCGCGCGCGCAATATCCCGGTGGTGCTGGTCACGCACGATGAGGACGATATTCCGCCCGGCGGCGAGCTGATTGAGATTTCTCGCTGGCAATAA
- a CDS encoding thiamine ABC transporter permease, translating into MAASLRHPLSWLVWLAMAVIYLPLLPASAMLLAPAFSVVNWQWLLNDPQLPQAAIATLVSTLIATLGALFIALSLVALFWPGKRWRRLSTRLPWLLAIPHVAFATAALLLFAEGGLFYQICTVCSPPFDRYGIGLGLTLAVKESAFVLWAIYAVLPEQRLAQQKIVLQTFGYGRFQALNWLLLPAIAPVLGAVMLAVLAWSLSVVDVALVLGPGNPPTLAVLAWQWLSQGDAQQQAKGTLLCLLLLLLLAALALLGYGLWKAWRRTFLDLSGTRPRTPLVLPERALGDFLPACGILCAAVLLMLAQRDDVGPVGTSLSFGLLSGLIALAVGLLWLEWGPQRGALWVWSPLALPALPLVTGQYAIALRLVVDGHYAAVLWSHLLWVFPWTLLVLQPAWQRVDPRLILTARTLGWRREKIFLLLKCPLLVRPALLAFATGFSVSMAQYMPTLWLGAGRFATLTTETVALSSGGSIPILANRALGLLLVTGTVFGLAALLSRLVGRYRQGLR; encoded by the coding sequence ATGGCTGCGTCGCTACGGCACCCGCTAAGCTGGCTCGTCTGGCTGGCGATGGCGGTCATTTATCTGCCGCTCCTGCCCGCCAGCGCCATGCTGCTTGCCCCGGCGTTTTCTGTCGTTAACTGGCAGTGGCTGCTGAACGACCCACAATTGCCTCAGGCCGCCATCGCCACGCTGGTTTCAACGCTTATCGCCACGCTGGGGGCGTTGTTTATCGCCCTTTCTCTCGTGGCCCTTTTCTGGCCTGGCAAACGCTGGCGGCGTCTCAGTACGCGCCTGCCGTGGCTGCTGGCGATCCCCCACGTGGCGTTCGCCACCGCCGCGCTGCTGCTGTTTGCCGAAGGCGGCCTGTTTTATCAGATCTGCACCGTCTGCTCGCCTCCATTTGACCGCTACGGCATCGGATTGGGCCTGACGCTCGCGGTCAAAGAGAGCGCGTTTGTTCTGTGGGCCATTTACGCCGTGCTGCCGGAACAACGGCTCGCGCAGCAGAAGATCGTTCTGCAAACCTTCGGCTACGGGCGTTTTCAGGCGCTTAACTGGCTCCTCCTTCCGGCGATCGCGCCGGTACTCGGCGCGGTGATGCTGGCGGTGCTGGCCTGGTCGCTGTCGGTCGTGGACGTGGCGCTCGTTCTTGGCCCCGGCAACCCGCCGACCCTGGCCGTGCTGGCCTGGCAGTGGCTGAGCCAGGGCGACGCGCAGCAGCAGGCAAAAGGGACGCTGCTGTGCCTGCTTCTCCTTCTGCTGCTGGCCGCGCTAGCCCTCCTCGGATACGGCCTCTGGAAGGCATGGCGCCGCACGTTTCTCGATCTGAGCGGAACGCGTCCCCGGACGCCGCTCGTTCTGCCAGAGCGGGCACTGGGCGACTTTCTGCCCGCGTGCGGGATACTTTGCGCCGCGGTGCTGCTGATGCTGGCGCAGCGGGATGACGTTGGCCCGGTGGGGACCAGCCTTTCCTTCGGCCTGCTTTCAGGCCTGATTGCTCTGGCCGTCGGCCTGCTCTGGCTGGAATGGGGCCCGCAGCGCGGGGCGCTGTGGGTGTGGTCACCGCTCGCCCTTCCGGCGCTGCCGCTCGTGACCGGCCAGTACGCGATTGCGTTGCGCCTGGTCGTCGACGGGCACTATGCCGCCGTGCTCTGGAGCCACCTGCTTTGGGTATTCCCGTGGACGCTTTTGGTGCTCCAGCCCGCCTGGCAAAGGGTCGATCCCCGGCTTATCCTTACCGCCAGAACGCTCGGCTGGCGACGGGAAAAAATATTCTTACTGCTGAAATGCCCTCTGCTGGTGCGCCCTGCGCTGCTGGCCTTTGCCACAGGCTTTTCCGTCAGCATGGCGCAATACATGCCGACGCTGTGGCTGGGCGCGGGGCGGTTCGCCACGCTGACCACCGAAACCGTCGCGCTCAGCAGCGGGGGCAGTATCCCCATTCTCGCGAACCGGGCGCTGGGATTGCTGCTGGTCACGGGCACGGTATTTGGTCTTGCCGCCCTGCTATCCCGGCTCGTGGGCCGCTACCGACAAGGGTTACGTTAA
- a CDS encoding ABC transporter substrate-binding protein yields MRFCTFLTGLLLAAPLYAADGWQAIQQQAKGQTVWLNAWGGDPAVNRYLAWVSGEMQTHYAITLKIVPLADAADAVKRIQTEAAAGRKTNGSVDLLWVNGENFRTLKEANLLQTGWAQTLPNWRYVDTRKPVTEDFALPTDGAESPWGGAQLTFIARKASMPTPPEDPQALLAYAQQHPGKVSYPRPPDFTGTAFLEQLLMTLTAHPQALKKAPDDTFAQVTSPLWAYLDKLHPLLWREGKDFPPSPARMDSLLASGSLNLSLTFNPAHAQQKVASGELPADSYSFGFQSGMLGNVHFVAIPANAGASAGAKVVANFLLSPQAQIRKADPAIWGDPSVLDAKTLPEGEAKRLLAHTPQGLPKVLAEPQSAWVNALEQEWLRRYGTR; encoded by the coding sequence GTGCGTTTCTGCACGTTTCTGACCGGGCTGCTGCTGGCCGCCCCTCTCTATGCCGCCGACGGCTGGCAGGCCATTCAGCAACAGGCCAAAGGCCAGACCGTCTGGCTTAACGCCTGGGGCGGCGATCCGGCGGTCAACCGCTATCTGGCGTGGGTGAGCGGTGAGATGCAAACGCACTATGCCATAACCCTCAAAATCGTCCCGCTGGCGGATGCTGCCGATGCGGTAAAACGGATCCAGACCGAAGCCGCCGCGGGGCGCAAGACCAACGGCTCGGTTGACCTGCTGTGGGTCAACGGCGAAAACTTCCGCACGCTGAAAGAGGCGAACCTGCTGCAAACCGGTTGGGCGCAGACGTTGCCAAACTGGCGCTATGTCGATACCCGCAAGCCCGTCACGGAGGATTTTGCGCTTCCCACAGACGGCGCGGAATCGCCGTGGGGCGGCGCGCAGCTGACCTTTATCGCCCGCAAAGCCAGCATGCCGACGCCGCCGGAGGATCCTCAGGCGCTGCTGGCTTACGCGCAGCAGCACCCGGGCAAAGTGAGCTACCCTCGCCCGCCCGATTTTACCGGTACCGCGTTCCTTGAGCAGCTGCTGATGACGCTTACCGCGCATCCACAGGCGCTGAAAAAAGCCCCCGATGACACCTTTGCCCAGGTGACCTCGCCGCTCTGGGCCTACCTCGATAAACTGCACCCGCTGCTGTGGCGTGAAGGAAAAGATTTCCCGCCTTCTCCAGCGCGCATGGATAGCCTGCTTGCCAGCGGCAGCCTGAACCTGTCGCTGACCTTTAACCCGGCGCATGCCCAGCAGAAAGTGGCGAGCGGCGAACTGCCCGCCGACAGCTACAGCTTTGGTTTCCAGAGCGGAATGCTCGGCAACGTCCATTTTGTGGCGATCCCGGCAAATGCCGGCGCGAGCGCGGGGGCAAAGGTGGTCGCTAATTTCCTGCTGTCGCCGCAGGCGCAGATCCGCAAGGCCGACCCGGCCATCTGGGGCGATCCGAGCGTGCTGGATGCGAAAACGCTGCCCGAAGGTGAAGCCAAACGGCTGCTGGCCCACACGCCTCAGGGGCTGCCGAAGGTGCTTGCCGAGCCGCAGTCCGCCTGGGTGAACGCGCTGGAGCAGGAATGGCTGCGTCGCTACGGCACCCGCTAA
- a CDS encoding TVP38/TMEM64 family protein, which yields MNIPKTIFLCALLGAFILMFVMLPPGTLSLEGIKTHQQALLSHVDQKPLQSALIFFALYVAVSALSIPGAAILTLLGGALFSLWEGTLLVSFASTFGATLAMLASRYLLRDVVQRRFAQQMKTVNAGMARDGAGYLFALRLMPLFPFFLVNLLMGLTRIRIYRYWWVSQVAMLPATVVFLNAGRELGKLASLHDIVSPGIVFAFTLLGLLPLATRWLFSRYTSSFKK from the coding sequence GTGAACATTCCAAAAACGATCTTCCTGTGCGCCCTTCTGGGCGCATTTATTCTTATGTTTGTCATGCTTCCCCCGGGCACGCTCTCCCTGGAAGGGATTAAAACGCACCAGCAGGCGCTCCTCTCCCACGTTGACCAGAAACCCCTGCAAAGCGCGCTGATCTTTTTTGCGCTCTATGTGGCGGTTTCCGCCCTGTCGATCCCCGGCGCGGCGATCCTCACCCTGCTTGGCGGGGCGTTATTTAGCCTGTGGGAAGGCACCCTGCTGGTGTCGTTTGCCTCCACGTTCGGGGCCACGCTGGCGATGCTCGCCAGCCGCTACCTGCTGCGCGACGTTGTCCAGCGGCGGTTTGCTCAGCAGATGAAAACGGTGAATGCCGGTATGGCGCGTGACGGCGCGGGCTATCTTTTTGCCCTGCGCCTGATGCCGCTGTTCCCGTTTTTCCTGGTCAATTTGCTGATGGGCCTGACCCGCATTCGCATTTACCGCTACTGGTGGGTCAGCCAGGTCGCCATGCTGCCCGCGACGGTGGTCTTTCTCAACGCCGGGCGCGAGCTGGGGAAATTGGCATCGCTGCACGATATTGTGTCGCCGGGCATTGTATTCGCCTTTACACTACTGGGGTTATTGCCGCTGGCTACGCGCTGGCTGTTTTCCCGTTACACCTCTTCGTTCAAAAAGTGA
- the xthA gene encoding exodeoxyribonuclease III — protein sequence MKFVSFNINGLRARPHQLEAIVEQHQPDVIGLQETKVHDDMFPLEEVAKLGYNVFYHGQKGHYGVALLTKETPVSVRRGFPGDGEEAQRRIIMAELPSPLGNITVINGYFPQGESRDHPTKFPAKAKFYQDLQDYLTTELNKDNPVLIMGDVNISPTDLDIGIGEENRKRWLRTGKCSFLPEEREWMERLLGWGLVDTFRNANPETQDRFSWFDYRSKGFDDNRGLRIDLLLASSPLAERCVETGIDYDIRSMEKPSDHAPVWAKFKL from the coding sequence ATGAAATTTGTCTCTTTTAATATCAACGGCCTGCGTGCCCGCCCCCACCAGCTTGAAGCTATCGTTGAGCAACATCAGCCAGACGTGATTGGTCTGCAGGAGACGAAGGTTCACGACGACATGTTCCCCCTCGAAGAGGTGGCAAAACTCGGTTACAACGTCTTTTATCACGGCCAGAAAGGTCACTATGGCGTCGCGCTGCTGACCAAAGAGACGCCGGTTTCCGTGCGTCGCGGCTTCCCGGGCGACGGTGAAGAAGCACAGCGCCGCATCATCATGGCGGAGCTGCCTTCCCCGCTTGGGAACATTACCGTGATCAATGGTTACTTTCCCCAGGGCGAAAGCCGCGACCATCCAACCAAATTCCCGGCTAAGGCCAAGTTTTATCAGGATCTGCAGGACTATCTGACCACCGAGCTCAACAAAGACAATCCGGTGCTGATCATGGGTGATGTGAACATCAGCCCGACGGATCTCGATATCGGTATCGGCGAAGAAAACCGCAAGCGCTGGCTGCGCACCGGCAAATGCTCCTTCCTGCCGGAAGAGCGTGAGTGGATGGAGCGCCTGCTGGGCTGGGGCCTGGTGGATACGTTCCGCAATGCCAACCCGGAAACGCAGGACCGCTTCTCCTGGTTTGACTACCGCTCAAAAGGCTTTGACGACAACCGCGGCCTGCGTATCGACCTGCTGCTGGCCAGCTCGCCGCTGGCCGAGCGCTGCGTCGAAACCGGGATCGACTACGACATCCGCAGCATGGAAAAACCGTCTGACCACGCGCCGGTGTGGGCTAAATTCAAGCTGTAA